The Microterricola viridarii nucleotide sequence TGGCGCGAACCGCCAGCGCGATGCTCGCCAGCATCGCCGAGCCGAACAACAGGCGCAGCACGAGCAGGGCGAAGCCGTCTCCGGCGGGGAGCTGGTAGAAGACGGCCATCCACATCCCCGAGAGGGCCGACAGCACGCCGGCGGGGATGAGGATGCGTCCGGCGGTGCGATGCCAGCGGGCACGACCACGACGGAGTGCGGGGACGAATTGGAACGCCCCCAACAGGCTGAACACGGTCACGCTCACGATGTGGGTCAGCACCGGGATCGGCGAGTCGAGGAAGCGCGCGTTCTGCGCCGTCTCGAGCGCCCCGCCGGTGATCTCGCTGAGCCTGGCTGCGCCCGCGAGGACGGGGATGAGGCTGAGCAGCACGAGCCCGACGGGCGCGAGCCACTGTCGCCGGCTGGCCCGGGTGGCCGCCGCGGCGGCGATGGTGGTGGTCATGGCGACTCTTCTCCCTGCGGTTCACGGTGTAGCTCATTCACGGAAATGAGGGTGGCGCCGAGGGCTCCGAGCCGGCGCAGCAGGCCGTGCAGGGCGGCCTGGTCGGCCACCGGGCCGGTGAGGACGGTCGTGCCGTCGACATCGCCCGCCAGCGTGAACCCGTCGAACCACTCGGCCCAGTTGTCGTCGAGCAGCCCGCCCAGGCGGACCTGGTACGTGTGCGTGTTGGTGGTCATACGCGCAATCTACGGAGGCGCGGGGTGAGCGGGCATCACCACACCTGGTGAGCGGGGTGGTGATTCGGTTAGAGCAGCCCCCGCTCGCGCGCCCGCCGAACG carries:
- a CDS encoding DUF2306 domain-containing protein, producing the protein MTTTIAAAAATRASRRQWLAPVGLVLLSLIPVLAGAARLSEITGGALETAQNARFLDSPIPVLTHIVSVTVFSLLGAFQFVPALRRGRARWHRTAGRILIPAGVLSALSGMWMAVFYQLPAGDGFALLVLRLLFGSAMLASIALAVRAIIRRDFVTHSEWMTRAYAIALGAGTQALLLIPSGILFGAHSEIPRAVVMGTAWALNLAVAELVIRRRAAVDGVTR